The Elusimicrobiota bacterium genome includes the window GGATGATGTGTGGACAATACATATCCAGCGCGGGCATAAAAACCTTACTCATCATGAACAGACAATGCTTATCGCTAACGGTATCTTCGGGGAAGTTAATAGTTTAGAAAAGTATGTTAAGTACGGGCAGGCAGTACACGTTGAGATGATGCGCGCAGAGTACGAAGCTGCAAGGCATGACCGGCCGAACAGCGGAGGTACAATGGTGTGGCAGTATAATGATTGCTGGCCGACTTCCAACTGGTCAATCATAGATTATTACCGTACACCAAAACCGTCGTATTACTCAGCAAAACGTGCGTGTATGCCGATACTTCCGATAATATTTGAACGCCGCGGAGTGATTGATTTTAGTATTGGTAATGATACCTTAAATAAAGTTGTGGTAACCGTTGAGTACGGGCAGGAAACGTTTGACGGAGTTAAAATATGGAACCGTGAGAAAAAAGTTGTTATCAACGAGAACAGTACCAAAATTGTAGATAAGGTTGCACGGAAAAAAGTGGAAGTTGATAATGATAGTTATTTTTATATTCACGCTATGACCGAAGACGGGAGGCAGTTTGAAAAGATTGCGTTTTTCCCGGATGGCTGGAAAAACATTGAATGGCCGGCTGAACCAAATATCAAACCTGAAATTATTGAACAAAAACAGGTGAATAACGGATGGGTGACTAAATTTAAAATTAAGGCAGATACGTTTGTGCGGTTATGCCATCTTAAAGTTAAAGACGAGGATACTGCGTGGTGGTCCGATAATTATTATGATTTACCTTCGGGATGTGAGAAAGTGGTGGAAGTGTTTACTGGAAATAAGGTGGGGATAAGTAGTATATTAATAGGACATTGGTTAGGTGAGTGGTATTGATTATTTTGTGGTTTTAGAAAGGTGTAGTGTAGTATGAAACAGTTTATGCATTCGTTAGCCGTTTCTGCAGGGAAGATTTTATTGAAGTATTTCCGTACTAATGTAGGGGTTAATTATAAGTCCAAGAATAATCCTGTAACCATCGCGGATAAGCAGTCAGAAGAAAAGATGATGAGTATGATCCGCACAAAGTTTCCTGGGGATAGGTTTATCTGCGAAGAAACGTGTGCGGTTAACGGTATAGAAAAACCGGATAGTAAGTCTAGGTACTGGATTATTGACCCGCTTGACGGGACCGTAAATTTTACGCACGGTGTGCCTATATTCACGGTGTCAATCGCGTTGATGGAAAAACAAAAGCTTAAGTATGCGATGTTATACACACCGGTTAATGGGGATACGTATTACGCGGAAAAAGGTAAGGGCGCAGAGAAAAATGGGAAACGTATACACGTATCAACCCGGAAGAACCTTGCTGACGGTTTATTAGGTACAGGGTTTCCGTATACTTTATTCCTAAAAGATCCTAAACAAGTACTTAAATTATTCGACGCGTTTATCGTCAAAGGACAGGGGATGCGGCGTCTTGGGTCCGCAGCGTTGGACCTCGGGTATGTAGCCGAAGGGTTATTTGAAGGTTTTTGGGAACACGGGCTGCAGCCATGGGATTGCGCAGCAGGTGCGTTGATGATAGAGGAAGCCGGGGGGAAAGTTACCGACTATCGTGGTGGGGATAATTACCTGTTTGGTGAACGTATTGTCGGGTCAAACGGTTTTGTACATAAAAAAATGATTGATATTATAAGAAAATCCGGTGTGGGACGGTAAAAGTTGAACCTGATACTATTTTCCGTTGTTTTCAACGCTGAATATTTGTTGTACATTAGCTAAGTCATCATCATTGCCCATTAGTATTAGTATGTCATCCGTGTTTATGCTTAGCCCGCTTTCGGGATTAGATATTATTTTGTCTCCTCGGCGTAGTGCAAGTAATGTTATCCCGTATTTTTTGCGTAAATCTATTTCCGCTAAGGTTTTACCGGTAATTTTTGCGCCAAGATGTACTCTATAAGTGTTTATCTCTACACCAGGTAGTTGGAGTTTGGCTGCGTCAAGGTTGTCTTTCAACGGTTTGCTGAGTTTACGGATCATATCATACCCATCCGACCGGAGATCAGATACAAATTGTTCAATATCTGATTGCGGGATAAAGTAGCGTTCAAGTACTCTGGCGAAGATTTCAACCGAGGCTTCATAATCTTCAACTACAACTTCGTCTGCGCCGAGTTTGCGTAATTGTTCTATCCCGTCAAGGTGTAATGCCCGGACAATGATCTGTGCTTTCGAGTTTATTGTCCTGATATTAGATGTTATCCTCTGTGTTGCTGCTGGGTCAGAGGTTGCGATGACCACAACTTTTGCGTGGTTCGCATTGACAAAATGTAAGACATGGTCGTACGTTGCGTCACCGTAGTACACAGGTTCACCATTAGCGGATTCTGTTTTCACTACTTCCGGGTTCATCTCAAGCGCTATATATTGTATATTAGCTATCTTAGCAGCACGTGCAATACTTCTACCTGTAATACCATAACCGATGATTAGTAAGTGATCCTGTAACGCAGCGGGTTTCTTGCTTCCTTTTAAATCACCTGTTGGGAAAAGGCCGTGTTTTATACGCGGGGGTAAAGGTAATCGCAAAAATGTGCTGGCAATTGACGGAGCGAGGTCTGCGATAAACGGGGTTAATGCCATGGTTAATACTGTTACCGCCAGGAATATGTTGTAAAGTTCAGGGGAGAGGATGGTGTAGTCCAATCCCGCACGGGAGAGGATAAACGAAAATTCGCCTACCTGGAATATATACAGCCCGGTGAGGAGTGCTGAACGTAATGAGTGCCCAAGTATAATTGCTGCAAAAGTTGAGATGCTTATTTTTAGGATTATTACAGCCATTAGTATCAATAGTATAAGCGGTAATTGAGAAAATAGTTGTGTGGTGTTCAACAGCATACCGACTGAAATAAAAAAGAAGCTGCTAAAGACGTCTCTCAACGGGAGTACGTTGCCAAGGATTTGATGGCTGTATTCTGACTCCGAAATTATTATCCCGGCTAAAAACGCGCCGATGGCAATTGATAAGCCTGCACTATGGGTAAGCCATGCTACTGCAAAACAAATTGTTATTGTGCTGAGTATAAAAAGTTCGCGGTTACGCGTGCGGACAATCTGTAGTAATACGTACGGGATGGCGTAGCGCGCGCCTAAAATTACCGCCGCGAGAATTACGATGCTTGTGATTAACAGCGAAAGCGCGGAGAGTAACGGTGTGTCTGCCGTAGTTGTTCCTGACAAAAACGGGGTGAATATTATTAACGGGATCACAATGATGTCTTGAAATATTAGGATTGCTAATGCTGTACTTCCATGAGGGGAATCGGTTTCCGCTTTTTCTTGTAATATTTTTAAAACTATTGCTGTGCTGCTGAGTGAAGTTAGGCATCCTATGAATAAAGACGTGGTAAAGTTTAGTCTCAGTAAGGTTAGTGTAAATGTTACCACCGCAGTTGTTAGTATTACTTGTATACCCCCCCCGAGGAGAGCAGGTTTTTTAAGACGGAATAGGTTTTTGAATGAGAATTCAATGCCGATAGTGAATAATAGTAGCGCTACGCCGATCTCGGAGAGGACGTTTACCCCCGCAATATCGTTTACTAGTTTAAACCCGTGCGGGCCGGCGAGGATGCCGGTGATCATAAATCCAACAATCGTCGGGATACGGAGTTTTGATGATAAAAATACTACGCCGATTGATAATA containing:
- a CDS encoding cation:proton antiporter; this translates as MNIPFLNDVITIFLLSIGVVFLSSKLRIPTIVGFMITGILAGPHGFKLVNDIAGVNVLSEIGVALLLFTIGIEFSFKNLFRLKKPALLGGGIQVILTTAVVTFTLTLLRLNFTTSLFIGCLTSLSSTAIVLKILQEKAETDSPHGSTALAILIFQDIIVIPLIIFTPFLSGTTTADTPLLSALSLLITSIVILAAVILGARYAIPYVLLQIVRTRNRELFILSTITICFAVAWLTHSAGLSIAIGAFLAGIIISESEYSHQILGNVLPLRDVFSSFFFISVGMLLNTTQLFSQLPLILLILMAVIILKISISTFAAIILGHSLRSALLTGLYIFQVGEFSFILSRAGLDYTILSPELYNIFLAVTVLTMALTPFIADLAPSIASTFLRLPLPPRIKHGLFPTGDLKGSKKPAALQDHLLIIGYGITGRSIARAAKIANIQYIALEMNPEVVKTESANGEPVYYGDATYDHVLHFVNANHAKVVVIATSDPAATQRITSNIRTINSKAQIIVRALHLDGIEQLRKLGADEVVVEDYEASVEIFARVLERYFIPQSDIEQFVSDLRSDGYDMIRKLSKPLKDNLDAAKLQLPGVEINTYRVHLGAKITGKTLAEIDLRKKYGITLLALRRGDKIISNPESGLSINTDDILILMGNDDDLANVQQIFSVENNGK
- a CDS encoding inositol monophosphatase family protein is translated as MKQFMHSLAVSAGKILLKYFRTNVGVNYKSKNNPVTIADKQSEEKMMSMIRTKFPGDRFICEETCAVNGIEKPDSKSRYWIIDPLDGTVNFTHGVPIFTVSIALMEKQKLKYAMLYTPVNGDTYYAEKGKGAEKNGKRIHVSTRKNLADGLLGTGFPYTLFLKDPKQVLKLFDAFIVKGQGMRRLGSAALDLGYVAEGLFEGFWEHGLQPWDCAAGALMIEEAGGKVTDYRGGDNYLFGERIVGSNGFVHKKMIDIIRKSGVGR